Proteins from a genomic interval of Crassostrea angulata isolate pt1a10 chromosome 7, ASM2561291v2, whole genome shotgun sequence:
- the LOC128155909 gene encoding lachesin-like isoform X2, with protein sequence MCTLSLLFFIGILLIYVGAQRPDIVDEILPEVKQKTQKGYLNCTVVNKGSESVVQWSKVETVNGGNPILLSEDDKIVYQGNTVINEDSGLRKYDMESRINGRRVTYMLVIRYLTEEDVGDYLCTIRIQGVQWPEWPKKIGKLTVQTAPQIQPSINSIYEKEIGSSLQLTCESHGNPYPNITWKREDGQELPTGGFQSRGATLNLTDIQRNDRGNYICVADNNVKPPDSFKVEVIVFFQPSCRPVQSAVGQAKNRRFNAKLECIVAGYPQPSMKWMKETENGKLIEIDDDDKYDITKQFSSQLQNDEFWYTLLVKNVQATDYTNYYCVGTNKYGDGETTISLFETRQCQGLLCPYLTAPQIQPNITSIYEKEIGSSLQLTCEAHGNPYPNITWKRENGEELSTGVFQSRLNLTDIQRHDRGNYICEADNNVEPPDTFKVELIVFLKPSCRSVQSMIGQAKNRTFNATLECIVAGYPQPSAKWMKESENGTLTEIDDDDKYDITKQFSSLLQNYEFLYTLLVKYVQATYYTNYYCVGTNEYGEGKTTIVLFETMECQGFNCPYLETLYCQGTDCPSSSGPQMEHFMAFLTLFLLCLKHCIT encoded by the exons ATGTGTACTTTAAGCTTACTATTTTTTATCGGAATATTATTGATTTATG TTGGAGCACAACGACCAGATATTGTGGATGAAATTTTACCCGAGGTAAAACAGAAGACCCAGAAAGGGTATTTGAACTGTACCGTGGTGAACAAAGGTTCTGAGTCTGT GGTGCAGTGGTCCAAAGTGGAAACGGTAAATGGTGGAAATCCTATTTTGCTCAGTGAAGATGACAAAATTGTGTATCAAG GTAATACTGTGATAAATGAGGATTCGGGGCTGCGTAAATATGATATGGAGAGTCGTATAAATGGACGGAGAGTCACGTACATGTTGGTGATTCGATATTTAACAGAGGAGGATGTTGGCGATTATTTGTGCACGATAAGAATTCAAGGAGTACAGTGGCCGGAATGGCCAAAGAAGATCGGAAAATTAACAGTACAAA CTGCTCCGCAGATCCAGCCCAGTATAAACTCCatttatgaaaaagaaattggaTCTTCTCTTCAGCTGACATGCGAGTCCCATGGCAACCCCTACCCAAACATAACCTGGAAGAGAGAGGACGGTCAGGAACTACCTACTGGAGGGTTTCAGTCAAGG GGGGCAACGTTAAATCTGACTGATATTCAGAGAAATGACAGAGGGAACTACATCTGTGTAGCTGACAATAATGTAAAACCCCCTGACAGCTTCAAAGTGGAGGTCATCGTCTTTTTTCAGCCCTCATGTAGGCCTGTGCAATCAGCGGTGGGTCAGGCTAAGAACAGAAGGTTTAATGCTAAACTGGAGTGTATTGTTGCag GTTATCCTCAACCAAGTATGAAATGGATGAAAGAAACAGAGAATGGAAAACTCATTGAAATAGATGATGATGACAAATATGATATCACCAAGCAGTTTAGCAGCCAGCTACAGAATGATGAGTTTTGGTACACACTCTTGGTGAAGAACGTTCAGGCCACAGACTACACAAACTACTATTGTGTGGGTACCAATAAATATGGTGACGGAGAAACAACCATTTCTTTATTTG aaaCGAGGCAGTGCCAGGGACTTCTCTGTCCTTATTTGA CTGCTCCTCAGATCCAGCCCAATATCACCTCCatttatgaaaaagaaattggaTCTTCTCTGCAGTTGACATGCGAGGCTCACGGCAACCCCTACCCAAACATAACCTGGAAGAGAGAAAACGGGGAGGAATTATCTACTGGGGTGTTCCAGTCAAGG TTAAATCTGACTGATATTCAGAGACATGACAGAGGGAACTACATCTGTGAAGCTGACAATAATGTAGAACCCCCAGACACCTTCAAAGTGGAGCTCATCGTCTTTTTGAAGCCCTCATGTAGGTCTGTACAATCAATGATAGGTCAGGCTAAGAACAGAACGTTTAATGCTACACTGGAGTGTATAGTTGCag GTTATCCTCAACCAAGTGCGAAATGGATGAAAGAGTCAGAGAATGGAACACTTACTGAAATAGATGATGACGATAAATATGACATCACCAAGCAGTTTAGCAGTCTGCTGCAAAACTATGAGTTTTTATACACACTCTTGGTAAAGTACGTTCAGGCCACATACTACACAAACTACTATTGTGTGGGTACCAATGAATATGGTGAAGGAAAAACAACCATTGTCTTATTTG AGACGATGGAGTGTCAGGGATTTAACTGTCCTTACTTGg